In Desulfomicrobium escambiense DSM 10707, the DNA window CCTGCGCCTTCATTGCCTTGAGCGTCACGGCGTAGGCCGTGAAGACATCCTCCCTGGCCAGCATCCCCAAGACCTTTGTCGGGTCCTCGCTGTCCACGACAGGCAACTGCGCCAGGTCGGACTCCACGAACTTCAGCAGAGCCGTGTACAGGTCCTCGTCGGGGCGCAACAGCACGGCCTTGCGCGCGACGTCGCCGGCCACCAGCAGCTCGCACAGGCTCTCCTCGTACAGGACCTTGCGCAGGTCCTGTACCGCCAGAATGCCCGTTATCCTGTCGTCAGCGCCGCGCACCGGGAAGCAGAGCTCGCTCGCGTTGACGATGATGTCCGTCAGGGCCCCGAAGTGCGTGCCCTCCTCCACGATGCTGACCCGGCCGGGCTTGTAGTGGTCCCGGACCTGCTCCCGCTCCAGAATGTTTATGGTCGCGTCGCTGACGTGGGCCGGGGACTCGAACTTGTTGTCCACCTGATTCTCGTAGAGCGACACGTTGCGCCCCAGGACCAGGGTCACGGCCGAGGCCAGCATGAGGGGCGCCAGCAGCCCGTAGCCCTGGGTCAGCTCGCAGACCATGACCAGGGGCCCGATGGGCGCGTTGGCCACGCCGGAAAAGAAGGCGGCCATGCCCACCAGCACGTAACCGCCCGGCTCCGTGACCACGCCGGGAAAAAAGCGCTGTCCGAGAGTGCCGACCACGCCGCCGCTCATGCCGCCGACGAAGAGGGCCGGGGCGAACATGCCGCCGCTCATGCCCGAGCCTATGACCAACGAGGTGGCCAGGGTCTTGCCGACTACCATTCCAATCATCATGGCTACGGAGAGCTTGCCGAGCATGGCCAGCTCAAGCCAGCCGGTGCCGCCGCCCAGCAATTCGGGGAAGGCGACTCCCAGTGCGGCCATGCCGAATCCCCCCAGCGTCATGGCCGGGATGAAGCCGAAGCGGTCCGTCAGAGGCCAGAACACCCTGTATTTGATGGCCCGGAAGGTGCTCACATAGAACCAGCCCGAAACCGCGCAAACCAGTCCCAGCAAGGCGTAAACGGGCAGCTCGCGGATATCCGAGAACTCGAATTTGGGGATCCCGAAAATGGGCTCGGATCCGAATATCAGGGTAAAGATGGAGTAGGAGACCACCGAAGACAGAATGGAGGGCAGCAGGGCTTCGGCCTCGAAGTCCTCGCGATAGATGACCTCCACGGCCGTGAGCGCCCCCCCGAGGGGCGCGCGGAAAATGGCCCCGAGCCCGCCTGCGGCGCCGGCCAGAAGCATGATGCGACGTTCCTTGACCGAAAGCCGGAGTTTCCCGGCCAGCCAGGAACCGAAGCCCGCCCCGAGCAGGGAAATGGGTCCCTCTCGACCGGCGCTGCCCCCGGCGGCGATGGTCAGCACGGACGTCCCGACCCGGATGAGGGGCACCACCGGGGCAAGATGCCCTTCCTGGCGATGGAAGCACTTGATCATGGAGTCCGTGCCGTCGGTGCCGCCATGGCGGGTCTGGGGCACGAAACGGTGGACCAGCCACCCGGTCAGAAGGCCCACGCCGCCCAGAAAGAGAAAGAGCAGCCAGGGCTTGTAGGTGCCGGGATCACCGGACATGAGCTGCTCGCCGGCGGGAACGGGCAGAGAGAAGCCCGCCAAGTGGCGCAGCAGCAGGTGGCCCAGGGCTTCGACGCCGACGTAGAACGCCACGGCGCCAAGACCCGTCAGGGCCCCGACGACCACGCCCAGGGCCAGCCACTTGAAGCTCAGGATGGAATGATAGCTGCGGACCAGGTCCGTATAGGGCCGGAAGAGGATGCGGAGAAACGCGCGCATGAAAACCCTCAGACCAGGCGGGCTTCGGGCAGGGCCAGGATGGTCCGCCCCAAGGCAACGTCCTTGCCTATCTGGGATTTGAGTTCGTCGAGGCTGGAAAACTTGCGCTCCCCGCGCAGACGCTGCACGAAATGAACCTTGAGGGTCTTGCCGTAGAGGTCCCGGTCCAGATCGAGGACATGCACCTCGACCGAGAGCACATCATTGCCGAAGGTGGGGTTGTACCCGATATTGGCCACGGCCTGATGGACCTGACCGTCAAGCTCGGCCCAGCAGCAGTAAACGCCCGTCTTGGGGAACAACTCGTCCACAAGATGGACGTTGGCCGTGGGAAAGCCCAGCAGCCTGCCGCCGCGGTTCTGACCGTGCACGACGGCGCCGGAAACGCGATAGAACCGACCCAGAAGCGGCTTGGCCGCCCAGACGTCGCCGGCCTCGACCAGATCGCGGATGCGCGTCGAACTGACGATGGCCTGGTCGACCATAACCGGCTCCAACTGCTCCACGCCGAAACCCCACTGCTTCCCGAGCACCGTCAGCAGCCCGTAGTTCCCGGCGCGGCCTTTGCCGAAGGCGTAGTCGTAGCCGATGACAAGCTCCCTGACCTGGAGTCCCTCCACCAGGATGCGACGCACGAACTCCGCAGGATCCATGCTCGCCAGCTCCTGGTTGAACTCCAGACAAAGCAGGTGATCGATGCCCAGGGCCTTGATCAGCTCGGCCCGCTGCTCGTAGAGCGTGATGAACGGGGGCGTCTTCTTGCCCGTGAAAAAACGCAGGGGGTGCGGTTCGAAGGTGATGACCACGGACGGAACGCCAAGGCCGGCGGCCAGGTCCCGCACGCGGGCAATCAGTCGCTGGTGTCCGATGTGGACCCCGTCGAAATTGCCGATAGTGACGCAGGACCCCTTTTCCAGGCCGCCGATCTGGTCCGGCCATGTGACGCAATGCATGTAATGTCTCCCTCCCGAAAACAGGCTGCCTCGCCTCTATACCAAAAGAACCCAGGCTTCAACAAAGGTCGTCCCGAAGGAAAATCTCGACGCTCCATTCATAATAATATGAAATAATGAGTAAAATAATTTTATTAAAAAAATCTGAACAAAACGCTTGCCAAAGGTAGGCCTCTCACATAAACACGCTTCTCACGTCACGCCGAAGTGGTGGAATTGGTAGACACGCTAGGTTCAGGGTCTAGTCGGGGTTCCCCGGTGGAGGTTCGAGTCCTCTCTTCGGCACCAGAAAGTCAAAGGGTTGCAGCAGAAATGCCGCAACCCTTTTTCTTTTTTTCCGGACGTGGCCACTGTCCGAGAAGTACGCCGGGGCCGGGCATGATTA includes these proteins:
- a CDS encoding bifunctional riboflavin kinase/FAD synthetase → MHCVTWPDQIGGLEKGSCVTIGNFDGVHIGHQRLIARVRDLAAGLGVPSVVITFEPHPLRFFTGKKTPPFITLYEQRAELIKALGIDHLLCLEFNQELASMDPAEFVRRILVEGLQVRELVIGYDYAFGKGRAGNYGLLTVLGKQWGFGVEQLEPVMVDQAIVSSTRIRDLVEAGDVWAAKPLLGRFYRVSGAVVHGQNRGGRLLGFPTANVHLVDELFPKTGVYCCWAELDGQVHQAVANIGYNPTFGNDVLSVEVHVLDLDRDLYGKTLKVHFVQRLRGERKFSSLDELKSQIGKDVALGRTILALPEARLV
- a CDS encoding chloride channel protein — protein: MRAFLRILFRPYTDLVRSYHSILSFKWLALGVVVGALTGLGAVAFYVGVEALGHLLLRHLAGFSLPVPAGEQLMSGDPGTYKPWLLFLFLGGVGLLTGWLVHRFVPQTRHGGTDGTDSMIKCFHRQEGHLAPVVPLIRVGTSVLTIAAGGSAGREGPISLLGAGFGSWLAGKLRLSVKERRIMLLAGAAGGLGAIFRAPLGGALTAVEVIYREDFEAEALLPSILSSVVSYSIFTLIFGSEPIFGIPKFEFSDIRELPVYALLGLVCAVSGWFYVSTFRAIKYRVFWPLTDRFGFIPAMTLGGFGMAALGVAFPELLGGGTGWLELAMLGKLSVAMMIGMVVGKTLATSLVIGSGMSGGMFAPALFVGGMSGGVVGTLGQRFFPGVVTEPGGYVLVGMAAFFSGVANAPIGPLVMVCELTQGYGLLAPLMLASAVTLVLGRNVSLYENQVDNKFESPAHVSDATINILEREQVRDHYKPGRVSIVEEGTHFGALTDIIVNASELCFPVRGADDRITGILAVQDLRKVLYEESLCELLVAGDVARKAVLLRPDEDLYTALLKFVESDLAQLPVVDSEDPTKVLGMLAREDVFTAYAVTLKAMKAQA